A region from the Allorhodopirellula heiligendammensis genome encodes:
- a CDS encoding RHS repeat domain-containing protein, whose translation MTQYIYGTTLSDSAIASSSLLRREIYPDSTGTSDSVSYTYNRQSQRTSLTDQNGSTRQYDFDALGRQTQDRVTTLGAGVDGAIRRVEQTYDVRGNVAAVTCYNNPSVGSGSIENQINRQFDGFGQVTKTFQSHSGAVNPASTPSVGRSYTDGSGNVLRPTATLYPNGREVTLDYGSSGSITDKLNQVSSLIDDDSTVLAAYEYLGLGTFVQQDSTQADLRYTLISPTLSTDPDTGDIYSGLDRFGQVKDVRWRDVSAGTDLSRIEYGYDRASNRTWRENPSDPNREHDWLYAYDGLNRLQSAQRGQLNGTHTAITTLDAAQCWTLDPTGNWKEFRQDKNGDGTWDFNQTRTANEVNEITDISNTPSDIWATPAYDKNGNTTTNPRPDLGTNATMTATFDAWNRMTKLVDDTTSNVLLENQFDGRNFRVAAKEYTSGTLARTRDYYFTDTWQCVEEHVDTSNTPRRQYVWGMRYIDDLVLRDRDISPSGGLLTERLYYLADANWNTTAVVSDSGSVQERYEYAPYGNLSIFEANFTPRAVSTYGVHYTYTSREWTPDAGLYYFRNRWYDAQLGRFSSRDPIGYDNGMSLYMAYFAVHGFDPLGLMSCQEFLNSSIDNFAWPERAENQWDRGAHIFCGNCPGGGGYSFAEGQRCHICLPQHMDGTATRFEALLVHELIHCDQYKCGKRGLGGNQAGPTIGGPVPFPEPTPPQPNQCFNCQNFEKRAYREQCMWLHPGDTAASKKCVADGICFSCKNACKGKSGFEKSCKKRDLPF comes from the coding sequence GTGACGCAGTACATCTACGGGACCACACTGTCAGACAGCGCGATCGCCTCGAGCAGCCTGCTGCGTCGTGAGATCTATCCGGATTCAACCGGCACGTCCGATAGCGTCAGCTACACGTATAACCGCCAGTCGCAGCGGACCAGCCTCACGGATCAAAACGGCTCGACTCGCCAGTATGACTTCGATGCCCTCGGTCGTCAGACGCAAGACCGAGTCACGACCTTAGGTGCAGGCGTCGACGGAGCGATCCGCCGCGTGGAGCAAACCTACGACGTTCGCGGGAATGTCGCGGCGGTGACCTGTTATAATAACCCGTCGGTCGGCAGCGGCTCGATCGAGAATCAAATCAACCGACAGTTCGATGGGTTCGGACAAGTGACGAAAACGTTCCAGTCGCACAGCGGCGCGGTCAACCCCGCCTCGACACCCAGCGTGGGACGGTCGTACACCGACGGCAGTGGGAACGTGCTTCGTCCCACCGCCACACTCTATCCCAACGGGCGAGAAGTCACGCTCGACTACGGCAGCAGTGGCTCGATCACCGATAAACTGAACCAGGTGTCCAGCCTGATCGATGATGATTCGACCGTCTTGGCGGCCTACGAATACCTGGGTCTTGGCACCTTCGTCCAGCAGGACAGCACGCAGGCCGATCTCCGCTACACGCTAATCTCGCCAACCCTCTCGACCGACCCCGACACTGGCGATATCTACAGCGGTCTGGATCGCTTCGGTCAGGTAAAGGACGTCCGCTGGCGAGATGTCTCGGCAGGCACCGATCTATCCCGGATCGAGTACGGCTACGATCGGGCCAGTAACCGCACGTGGCGAGAAAACCCATCCGATCCCAATCGAGAGCACGACTGGCTGTACGCATACGACGGACTCAACCGCCTGCAGTCCGCTCAACGTGGCCAGCTCAACGGCACGCACACCGCGATCACGACGCTCGACGCCGCCCAATGCTGGACACTCGATCCGACGGGTAACTGGAAAGAATTCCGGCAGGATAAGAACGGCGACGGAACCTGGGATTTCAATCAGACGCGCACTGCGAACGAAGTCAACGAGATCACGGACATCAGCAACACGCCGAGCGACATCTGGGCCACTCCTGCTTACGACAAGAACGGCAACACGACAACGAACCCACGACCTGATCTCGGCACCAACGCGACGATGACGGCGACGTTCGACGCCTGGAACCGGATGACAAAGCTGGTCGATGACACGACTTCGAACGTGCTCCTAGAAAACCAATTTGACGGCCGCAACTTCCGCGTCGCTGCCAAGGAGTACACCTCGGGAACACTCGCTCGGACGCGTGACTACTACTTCACCGACACCTGGCAGTGTGTCGAGGAACACGTCGACACCTCCAACACGCCACGTCGCCAATACGTGTGGGGGATGCGGTACATCGACGATCTCGTACTCCGAGACCGGGACATCTCGCCGTCGGGTGGACTCTTGACCGAGCGACTGTATTACCTGGCCGATGCGAACTGGAACACGACGGCGGTGGTGAGTGATTCGGGGAGCGTTCAAGAACGCTATGAGTACGCCCCCTACGGCAACCTAAGTATCTTCGAGGCCAACTTCACGCCACGAGCGGTTAGCACGTACGGCGTCCACTACACCTATACCAGCCGCGAGTGGACACCGGATGCAGGGCTGTACTACTTTCGTAACCGCTGGTACGACGCGCAACTGGGTAGGTTTAGCTCCAGAGATCCCATCGGGTATGACAATGGAATGAGTTTGTACATGGCGTACTTTGCTGTTCACGGGTTCGATCCATTGGGACTAATGTCCTGTCAAGAGTTTCTCAATAGCTCGATTGACAACTTTGCTTGGCCGGAACGAGCGGAAAACCAGTGGGATCGAGGAGCTCATATTTTTTGTGGGAACTGTCCCGGAGGCGGAGGATACAGCTTTGCGGAAGGGCAACGCTGTCATATCTGTTTACCACAGCATATGGACGGAACGGCGACTAGATTTGAAGCTCTTCTTGTTCATGAACTTATCCACTGTGACCAGTACAAGTGTGGGAAACGAGGGCTAGGGGGCAATCAGGCAGGTCCGACGATTGGCGGGCCAGTGCCGTTCCCCGAGCCAACTCCTCCTCAACCAAATCAATGTTTTAATTGTCAGAATTTTGAGAAGAGAGCATACCGCGAACAGTGCATGTGGCTCCATCCGGGTGATACGGCTGCATCTAAAAAATGTGTAGCGGACGGCATCTGCTTCAGTTGCAAGAACGCTTGCAAAGGAAAGAGCGGGTTCGAAAAATCCTGTAAAAAACGGGATCTTCCGTTTTAG